In Bremerella alba, one DNA window encodes the following:
- a CDS encoding PAS domain-containing hybrid sensor histidine kinase/response regulator, producing MMDYEKIRIAIIAEDSESARILPHLHDCGVRPQDILCVEPQGWPDLNHDQIGLCLWGVSPQSSAHQNLPDPRLSPAILGQCLNVYIEAGLSPSRSPYVLEWVEFDSPQINVKLQHLIEEAQVREDLRQHQQWYRLAVAEGNVGLWWWDRQLDFVYLSQHFQKMLGLEPSHLPRNVNEWLSRVHVDDRFKVTQTIENQFSQNDRRFELECRIQNTEGRYRWYTLSGQFQSSGCHRKRVLGTATDITEKREAELALITANELANSAVNAKNEFLTNMSHNLRTPLTAILGHADLLGSDWPDGLPGPSLEPIRRNGQQLMHLLDDIMELSCIESAQQSASMGKTSVEAILADTADVYQTKAKRQGLDFHLHVLPGIPPEFVTDAARTRLILTRLIENAIKFTPEGEITVEVSFHGFPKPTLQLIVRDTGVGIPASRLDTIFEPFNQADNSPSRCHGGSGLGLSICHRLVKTLNGSLDVESEVGNGTSFLLRIPLEVTSLSLQEQPRQSGPQKKPQQVRLDGYRVLLVEDGIDNQVVLSAFLRKAGATVTLANNGLEAVEWISANRRDTVSTGQDSDPRVDLILMDMQMPVMDGYQATGLLRENGFCKPILAVTAHALQGDRQRCLDAGCDDYFTKPVKRGPFLEFVKRYGTHAQHLATTLEGS from the coding sequence ATGATGGACTACGAAAAGATCCGTATTGCTATCATTGCAGAGGACTCAGAATCCGCCAGGATTTTGCCGCACCTGCACGACTGTGGCGTCCGACCACAAGACATTCTCTGCGTCGAGCCGCAAGGCTGGCCCGATCTGAATCATGACCAGATAGGCCTTTGCTTATGGGGCGTTTCTCCGCAAAGTAGCGCGCATCAGAACTTGCCCGATCCCCGGCTTTCTCCTGCGATACTAGGGCAATGTCTGAACGTCTACATCGAGGCCGGCCTCAGCCCATCGCGTTCGCCGTACGTATTGGAATGGGTAGAATTCGACAGCCCACAGATCAATGTCAAGTTGCAGCATCTGATCGAAGAGGCTCAAGTCCGCGAGGATCTTCGCCAGCACCAACAGTGGTACCGCCTGGCAGTCGCCGAGGGAAACGTGGGCCTCTGGTGGTGGGACCGCCAGCTTGACTTTGTGTATCTGTCGCAGCACTTTCAAAAAATGCTGGGACTGGAACCCAGTCACTTGCCGCGCAACGTGAACGAGTGGTTAAGTCGCGTCCATGTCGACGATAGATTCAAGGTCACCCAGACCATCGAGAACCAATTCAGTCAAAACGATCGACGGTTTGAACTCGAGTGCCGCATCCAAAATACCGAGGGTCGCTATCGCTGGTACACCCTCAGCGGGCAGTTTCAATCAAGCGGCTGTCATCGCAAGCGGGTACTCGGAACTGCCACAGACATCACCGAAAAGAGAGAAGCCGAACTGGCTCTGATAACGGCCAACGAGCTTGCCAATTCGGCCGTGAATGCCAAGAATGAATTCTTGACCAACATGAGCCATAATCTGCGGACCCCGTTAACCGCAATCCTTGGTCACGCCGATCTGCTGGGCAGCGACTGGCCCGATGGTCTGCCTGGCCCGTCGTTGGAGCCGATCCGCCGTAACGGCCAACAGCTGATGCACCTACTGGACGATATCATGGAGCTGTCCTGCATCGAATCGGCACAACAGTCGGCCAGCATGGGGAAAACATCGGTCGAAGCCATCCTGGCTGATACGGCCGATGTCTACCAGACGAAAGCCAAACGGCAAGGACTCGATTTCCACCTGCACGTTCTGCCTGGGATTCCGCCCGAGTTCGTCACCGATGCGGCGCGCACGCGCCTGATCCTTACGCGCCTGATCGAGAATGCCATCAAGTTCACTCCCGAAGGGGAAATCACGGTCGAAGTCAGCTTTCATGGCTTTCCTAAACCCACGCTCCAGTTGATCGTACGTGACACAGGTGTCGGTATTCCGGCGAGTCGCTTGGACACGATCTTCGAGCCCTTCAATCAGGCCGACAATTCCCCTTCGCGATGCCACGGGGGATCAGGGCTGGGGCTATCGATCTGTCACCGACTCGTAAAAACCTTGAATGGTTCCCTCGATGTAGAGAGCGAGGTCGGCAACGGAACTTCCTTCCTGCTTCGCATTCCGCTGGAAGTCACTTCCCTTTCCTTACAAGAACAACCTAGGCAGTCCGGTCCCCAGAAGAAACCGCAACAGGTCCGACTCGACGGCTATCGTGTGCTGCTTGTGGAAGACGGGATCGACAATCAAGTCGTTCTCAGTGCTTTTCTTCGCAAAGCCGGAGCGACCGTCACGCTGGCCAATAACGGCCTGGAAGCGGTCGAATGGATCAGTGCGAATCGGCGCGATACCGTGAGCACCGGACAAGACAGCGACCCACGAGTCGACCTGATTTTGATGGACATGCAAATGCCGGTGATGGACGGCTACCAGGCAACCGGTTTGCTTCGCGAAAACGGATTTTGCAAACCCATTCTGGCGGTCACTGCCCATGCCCTTCAAGGAGATCGGCAACGCTGCCTGGACGCTGGTTGCGACGACTACTTCACCAAACCGGTCAAGCGAGGCCCGTTTCTCGAATTCGTAAAACGATATGGAACGCATGCCCAACACCTGGCGACCACCTTGGAAGGGAGCTAG
- a CDS encoding 3-keto-disaccharide hydrolase, whose amino-acid sequence MLRTALLLIGFVVFALPATAEEKGNVKPEPAKSKVKKLFDGKTLKGWKINDQGFYEDHGKVTVKAGEILLGKGDPATGIVLAGNPPKMNYEVRLEAKRVEGGDFFCGLTFPVGDAHQTLIIGGWGGGVTGVTSIDGMSAVENETTGYTEFENNQWYKIRLRVKPKHVQVWLDDEEIIHYNPEGRKLDIWIEQDTTKPLGIGTWNTGAALRNLELETLNEADTKKPTS is encoded by the coding sequence ATGCTTCGTACGGCCCTGCTGCTGATTGGTTTCGTTGTCTTCGCCCTGCCCGCGACTGCCGAAGAAAAAGGGAACGTGAAGCCAGAGCCGGCGAAATCGAAGGTCAAAAAGCTGTTCGACGGCAAGACCCTCAAAGGCTGGAAGATCAACGACCAAGGCTTCTACGAAGACCACGGCAAGGTAACCGTCAAAGCAGGCGAGATCTTACTCGGCAAAGGCGATCCGGCCACCGGGATCGTGCTCGCTGGCAACCCGCCGAAGATGAACTACGAGGTTCGCCTGGAAGCCAAGCGGGTCGAAGGGGGCGACTTCTTTTGCGGACTGACCTTCCCCGTTGGCGACGCCCACCAAACGCTAATCATCGGCGGCTGGGGAGGCGGCGTGACCGGCGTGACCAGTATCGACGGAATGTCCGCAGTCGAAAACGAAACGACCGGCTACACCGAGTTCGAGAACAACCAGTGGTACAAGATCCGCCTCCGCGTGAAGCCCAAGCACGTTCAGGTTTGGCTCGATGACGAAGAGATCATTCACTACAACCCCGAAGGCCGAAAGCTCGATATCTGGATCGAGCAAGACACGACCAAGCCGCTGGGCATCGGCACCTGGAACACCGGGGCCGCGTTGCGAAATCTAGAACTGGAAACGCTCAACGAAGCGGACACGAAAAAACCCACGTCGTAA
- a CDS encoding c-type cytochrome yields the protein MLFRQLLTRLFLLFGCLAAANAWLHAEELPAIPDEYPAGPLGEVVQLGERLVLETKDHPLSKPYVGNQLNCTSCHLDGGTHPDAGSFLQVASAYPAWSPRENRVITLEDRVLNCFMRSQNGIRPPNGSRVSVAITTYITWLSTASKIQMNEKKPLGPRHVPELKIDWSKANPEQGKLDYQTYCLDCHGQDGQGTADGPPVWGPQSFNDGAGLSRVPKMASWLKVGMPLGDPSLTEQEAADIAAYINRHERPKFKLEWHLPEAHRLGEYNSQPSVP from the coding sequence ATGTTATTTCGGCAGCTACTAACGCGTTTGTTCTTATTGTTTGGCTGTTTGGCTGCGGCGAATGCCTGGCTGCATGCCGAGGAGTTGCCGGCTATTCCGGACGAATATCCAGCAGGCCCGCTTGGAGAAGTTGTGCAGCTGGGGGAGAGGCTTGTCCTGGAAACCAAAGATCATCCGCTGAGCAAACCGTATGTCGGCAACCAGCTGAACTGCACATCGTGTCACTTGGATGGCGGCACCCACCCCGACGCCGGCAGTTTCCTTCAGGTAGCTTCCGCGTACCCGGCCTGGTCGCCGCGCGAGAACCGCGTGATCACGTTGGAGGACCGCGTGCTCAATTGTTTCATGCGCAGCCAGAACGGCATTCGCCCTCCTAACGGCAGTCGGGTTTCGGTTGCCATCACGACCTACATCACCTGGCTATCGACCGCCAGCAAGATTCAGATGAACGAGAAGAAACCACTCGGGCCGCGGCATGTGCCAGAACTGAAAATCGATTGGAGCAAAGCGAACCCAGAACAAGGGAAGCTCGACTACCAGACTTACTGCCTCGATTGTCACGGACAAGACGGGCAAGGCACCGCCGATGGCCCGCCGGTGTGGGGACCTCAATCGTTCAACGATGGAGCAGGGCTCAGTCGCGTGCCCAAGATGGCATCGTGGCTAAAGGTTGGCATGCCGCTGGGCGATCCCTCGCTGACCGAGCAGGAAGCGGCCGATATCGCGGCGTATATTAACCGTCACGAGCGACCCAAATTCAAGCTGGAATGGCATCTTCCGGAGGCCCATCGGCTAGGAGAATACAACTCTCAGCCGTCGGTCCCTTAG
- a CDS encoding DUF1559 domain-containing protein, producing the protein MPLHSTRGQRGFTLVELLVVIAIIGVLIALLLPAVQQAREAARRTQCINNQKQLGLALHNHHDTYGNFPAGSEWALTDPCTDSKGSARVPWTVKILPFIEQNNLYEEFDITAQFPWGWNDDYTTAVPDQGPLNKDPARQVVEAYQCPSNPLSNNGLPVLDYMGVMGGGTTSDDICGSGFGGSRLYDNGILYLNSKTKFRDMTDGTTNTMMVGETIYFKGPQSSSEAFTWASGWAGGKSPASGTATVNAINSGPNVLSATNVNTWVETTLTFGSVHPGGAIFLMGDASAQFVPETIDLTIYRQLGIRNDGLPVGGLP; encoded by the coding sequence ATGCCCCTTCATTCTACGCGCGGCCAGCGTGGTTTCACTTTGGTCGAATTGCTCGTTGTTATTGCCATCATTGGCGTGCTCATTGCGCTGTTGTTGCCTGCCGTGCAACAGGCCCGCGAAGCAGCACGGCGAACTCAGTGCATCAACAACCAAAAGCAGCTCGGTCTTGCCCTGCATAACCATCACGATACTTACGGCAACTTCCCGGCAGGTAGCGAATGGGCGCTCACCGATCCGTGCACCGATAGCAAGGGAAGCGCCCGCGTTCCGTGGACCGTCAAAATTCTGCCGTTTATCGAGCAGAATAATCTGTACGAAGAGTTCGACATCACCGCTCAGTTTCCTTGGGGTTGGAACGACGACTATACCACGGCCGTCCCTGACCAAGGCCCACTAAACAAAGATCCCGCGCGGCAAGTGGTCGAGGCCTATCAGTGTCCATCGAACCCCCTTTCCAACAATGGTTTGCCAGTGCTCGATTACATGGGGGTCATGGGGGGCGGTACCACCTCGGACGATATCTGCGGCAGCGGCTTCGGCGGATCGCGCTTGTATGACAACGGTATTCTCTACTTAAATAGCAAGACGAAGTTCCGCGACATGACCGATGGAACGACCAACACGATGATGGTGGGCGAAACAATTTACTTCAAAGGTCCCCAATCTAGCAGCGAAGCATTTACCTGGGCATCGGGTTGGGCTGGTGGTAAAAGCCCAGCGAGTGGAACGGCCACTGTGAACGCGATTAACAGCGGTCCGAACGTTCTTTCGGCGACCAACGTGAACACCTGGGTTGAAACCACTTTGACCTTTGGAAGTGTTCACCCCGGTGGTGCGATCTTCCTGATGGGGGATGCGTCGGCTCAGTTCGTTCCGGAAACGATCGATCTAACCATTTATCGCCAGCTAGGGATACGTAACGACGGTTTACCCGTCGGAGGGTTGCCCTAA
- the ilvA gene encoding threonine ammonia-lyase, biosynthetic — translation MNETPKSTPAATSSAKRGLVGDGTHLGLMDYLRKILNAQVYDVAHESALERAGKLSERLQNNVWLKREDSQKVFSFKLRGAYNKMAQLTPQQLERGVICASAGNHAQGVALAATHLGCTATIVMPTTTPKLKIEAVKALGGNVVLHGESFTDANQHASELSSTNEMTFVHPFDDPDVIAGQGTIAMEILRQHQKPIHAIFVAIGGGGMISGVAAYIKAVRPEIKVIGVQTNDSDAMVRSVKQGKRIQLTDVGLFSDGTAVKQVGEETFRITKALVDEFVVVDTDAVCAAIKDVFEDTRSILEPAGALSVAGLKQYASKHHLLADTLIAVTCGANMNFDRLRFVAERAEVGEEREALFAVTIPERKGSFKRLCELIGPRAVTEFNYRISDSNVAHVFVGLAVNNREEAKRIAEELRTSGFDTLDLTDDELSKLHVRHLVGGHSKMAANEHLYRFVFPERPGALMKFLSAMPSDWNISLFHYRNQGADYGRILVGLQIPSDAKTEFQDFIESIAYPCVEETENPVYRLFLA, via the coding sequence ATGAACGAAACGCCTAAATCAACGCCAGCGGCAACCTCTTCCGCTAAACGTGGTCTCGTCGGAGATGGCACCCATCTCGGGTTGATGGACTACCTTCGCAAAATCCTCAACGCCCAGGTCTACGACGTCGCTCACGAGTCTGCACTCGAGCGGGCCGGTAAGCTTTCCGAGCGTTTGCAAAACAATGTCTGGCTGAAACGCGAGGACAGCCAAAAGGTGTTCAGTTTCAAGCTGCGTGGGGCCTACAACAAAATGGCCCAGCTCACACCGCAGCAGCTTGAACGTGGCGTTATCTGCGCTTCGGCAGGCAACCACGCCCAAGGGGTGGCGCTCGCGGCAACGCATCTTGGTTGTACGGCGACCATTGTCATGCCGACGACCACTCCTAAACTCAAAATCGAGGCGGTCAAAGCGTTGGGGGGCAATGTCGTGCTGCATGGCGAAAGCTTCACCGATGCCAACCAGCACGCCAGCGAATTGAGCAGCACCAACGAGATGACCTTCGTGCATCCCTTTGACGATCCCGACGTGATCGCCGGTCAGGGCACCATCGCGATGGAAATCTTGCGGCAACATCAAAAGCCGATCCACGCCATCTTTGTCGCCATCGGCGGCGGCGGCATGATCTCGGGCGTGGCCGCCTACATCAAAGCGGTTCGGCCGGAAATCAAAGTCATCGGCGTTCAGACCAACGACTCCGACGCGATGGTCCGCAGCGTGAAACAAGGCAAACGAATTCAGCTTACGGATGTGGGCCTCTTTTCCGACGGCACTGCGGTGAAGCAGGTCGGTGAAGAGACCTTCCGAATTACCAAAGCTCTGGTCGACGAATTTGTCGTCGTCGATACCGACGCCGTTTGCGCCGCGATTAAGGACGTTTTCGAGGATACTCGCAGCATTCTCGAGCCTGCCGGAGCGCTCAGCGTCGCTGGCCTCAAGCAGTATGCGTCCAAACATCATTTGCTAGCCGATACGCTCATCGCCGTCACGTGCGGGGCGAACATGAACTTCGACCGGCTTCGCTTTGTGGCCGAGCGTGCAGAGGTGGGTGAAGAACGGGAAGCCCTCTTCGCGGTCACCATTCCTGAACGCAAAGGAAGCTTCAAGCGGCTGTGCGAACTGATCGGTCCGCGGGCCGTAACCGAGTTCAACTACCGCATCTCCGATTCGAATGTGGCTCACGTGTTTGTGGGTCTGGCAGTCAACAATCGGGAAGAAGCCAAGCGAATCGCCGAGGAACTTCGTACTAGCGGATTCGATACGTTGGATCTCACCGACGACGAACTTTCCAAGCTGCATGTCCGGCACCTGGTGGGTGGCCATAGCAAAATGGCAGCCAACGAGCATCTCTACCGCTTTGTCTTTCCCGAGCGGCCAGGGGCCTTGATGAAGTTCCTGTCTGCCATGCCCAGCGATTGGAATATTAGCTTATTCCATTATCGTAACCAAGGCGCCGACTACGGGCGGATTCTGGTGGGATTACAGATCCCCAGTGACGCCAAAACCGAGTTTCAAGACTTCATCGAGAGCATCGCGTATCCGTGTGTCGAAGAAACCGAGAACCCGGTCTACCGGTTGTTTCTCGCCTAA
- a CDS encoding bifunctional transcriptional activator/DNA repair enzyme AdaA produces the protein MNATITLPDFETMYQAIVDRDAAMEGLFVVAVKTTGIFCRPGCKAKTPKRENVEFFATADEASAGGYRPCKRCRPTEPAGSVPAWLTKLIEALEADPSRRWTNADLTTMGLSPIRVRRWFQMHYRMTFHAYLRTRRIGLAVDMLQTGQDVTSVAWDSGYESLSGFRDSLRKWTGQTPTSIKQGEPILVDRLLTPLGPMLAAGSDAGLCLLEFADRKMLPKQFERISKLFAQPILPGTHPVLTLAAEQIQQYFDGTRAEFTLPLRLDGTSFQETVWNNLLEIPYGQTSSYKQLAQQVGKPNASRAIGRTNGDNRLAIVVPCHRVVRSDGHLCGYAGGLWRKKWLLEHERKAKQTQLPL, from the coding sequence ATGAACGCCACGATCACGCTTCCCGATTTCGAAACCATGTACCAGGCCATCGTCGACCGCGACGCCGCGATGGAAGGTCTCTTCGTTGTCGCTGTGAAAACGACGGGAATCTTTTGCCGGCCTGGCTGCAAAGCGAAAACCCCCAAGCGCGAGAACGTCGAGTTCTTCGCCACCGCCGACGAGGCGTCCGCTGGCGGTTATCGCCCCTGCAAACGCTGCCGCCCGACCGAGCCTGCTGGCAGTGTGCCGGCCTGGCTAACCAAGCTGATCGAAGCCCTCGAAGCCGATCCGTCGCGCCGCTGGACCAACGCCGACCTGACCACGATGGGGCTTTCGCCGATCCGCGTTCGTCGTTGGTTTCAAATGCACTACCGGATGACCTTTCACGCTTACCTTCGTACCCGGCGGATAGGCCTGGCAGTCGACATGCTGCAAACCGGCCAAGACGTCACCTCCGTCGCATGGGATAGCGGTTACGAGTCGCTCAGCGGTTTTCGCGATAGTCTCCGCAAATGGACCGGGCAGACGCCTACGAGCATCAAGCAGGGCGAGCCGATCCTGGTCGACCGCCTTTTAACTCCGCTGGGCCCTATGCTAGCCGCCGGAAGCGACGCCGGGCTGTGCCTGCTGGAGTTCGCCGATCGCAAGATGCTGCCGAAGCAGTTCGAGCGGATCAGCAAGCTTTTCGCTCAACCCATTCTGCCCGGCACGCACCCTGTGCTGACCCTTGCGGCAGAGCAGATCCAGCAATACTTCGACGGAACACGAGCCGAGTTCACCCTTCCCTTGCGTCTGGACGGGACCTCCTTTCAAGAGACCGTGTGGAACAATCTGCTCGAAATTCCCTATGGCCAGACCAGCTCTTACAAACAGTTGGCCCAGCAGGTCGGCAAGCCCAACGCATCCAGGGCCATCGGCCGCACCAACGGCGATAACCGCCTGGCGATCGTCGTGCCATGCCATCGCGTCGTTCGCAGCGATGGTCACCTGTGCGGCTATGCCGGCGGTCTCTGGCGAAAAAAATGGCTGCTGGAACACGAACGAAAGGCCAAGCAAACTCAGCTGCCCCTATGA
- a CDS encoding DUF1559 domain-containing protein, with protein MVSARRAAFTLVELLVVIAIIGVLIALLLPAVQQAREAARRMTCTNKLKQIGIAIHNHHDTYGQFPSGVRYTPEPDFTSSSWCSSSGTTGTREPWTVKILPFLEGNNLYDQFDLDGRFTATSNVAGVSVNHNLFLQSNATYQCPSNPASRDDWNSISYFGVQGGGPAADESCSTSSGQRVFYRNGAMHLNSDTGFQDLTDGSTNIFMVGETRYCLTPSGRSDGFHSGWASATKLDAWGTPLVLAAAREQINSDPRDGTKNDTLNVMTKLFGSYHPGGCMFLMGDASVHFIPETIDLATYQALGRIDDGAPTSGLGSL; from the coding sequence ATGGTATCCGCTCGCCGTGCGGCGTTCACGTTGGTGGAACTTCTGGTGGTAATTGCCATTATCGGAGTTCTGATTGCCCTGCTTTTGCCCGCCGTTCAACAGGCCCGCGAGGCCGCTCGGCGGATGACTTGCACCAACAAGCTCAAGCAGATTGGTATCGCCATTCACAACCACCACGATACCTACGGGCAGTTTCCCTCCGGCGTTCGCTATACGCCGGAGCCTGACTTTACCAGCAGCAGTTGGTGCTCGAGTTCCGGAACCACAGGCACACGCGAACCATGGACGGTGAAGATATTGCCGTTCCTGGAAGGAAACAACCTTTACGACCAGTTCGATCTCGATGGTCGCTTCACCGCCACCAGCAATGTGGCGGGCGTTTCGGTCAACCATAATTTGTTTCTGCAAAGCAACGCGACGTACCAATGCCCCTCGAACCCTGCCAGTCGTGACGATTGGAATTCCATCAGCTACTTCGGCGTTCAAGGAGGAGGCCCTGCCGCCGATGAATCGTGCTCGACCTCTTCCGGGCAAAGGGTGTTTTATCGCAACGGAGCCATGCACCTGAACTCGGACACCGGCTTTCAAGATCTCACCGATGGGTCGACCAACATCTTCATGGTCGGCGAAACGCGTTACTGCTTGACGCCTAGCGGTCGGTCCGATGGTTTCCATAGCGGGTGGGCTTCGGCCACGAAGCTCGACGCTTGGGGAACGCCGCTGGTGTTGGCCGCCGCACGCGAGCAGATCAATTCCGATCCGCGTGATGGGACGAAGAACGATACGCTCAATGTGATGACCAAACTGTTTGGCAGTTATCATCCCGGCGGGTGCATGTTTCTGATGGGCGACGCGTCGGTCCATTTTATTCCGGAAACGATCGACCTGGCGACCTATCAAGCTTTGGGCCGAATCGACGACGGCGCACCCACAAGCGGACTGGGGTCTTTGTAA
- a CDS encoding chloride channel protein, whose translation MPWSRVRGWLAPVQDWLALHLKRGTIPAQPLTITLAGIVGILAGYSSIFLSMMIHSIEDWTLRPCMELAHHHWVGLVGLILCPVVGLMLVSWYTRKYYPEAVGHGVPEVVKAIARKDGVIRPPVAIVKLLASGLCIGTGSSIGREGPIVQIGAAFGSTAAQIFQLSARNIKVLAAAGAAAGISATFHAPIAGVIFASEIILGNFAVESLSAIVIAAVLANVVQQNQGDHGFAPEFPHINHKFDGAYHELPSYIFLGIVCGLMAVGFTKLLYWFEDESEYWIPKHWIRSIACGLLLGVIGTTYYVMYPVAPEQSVAAQQDIERSQPIPVLYGTGYAAISHTLHLENAQKLTDSDASEHDSQHENLRLSRHAMWQHLVWLLPLVIVKPFLTSACLAGGGSGGIFAPSLFIGSTTGAVIGLTLNLIAPEWCDHPGAYALVGMGAVVAGTTHGTLSAIVVVYELTDDYRIILPIMAAAGISSLIARWVDPESIYEKKLSRRGESIARSHDLHHIENIAVRDVMVRKFPTVKNTDNVMQIIKIARENPHIESIPVMNEDGTLHGIIRPEDLHRVLDTDISPYLVNAHDIAMVSPIAVSPDENLLEALRDFGTRDVGTLPVEIQTAGKRVLIGLLIRADVMARYREELLKS comes from the coding sequence ATGCCTTGGTCTCGGGTTCGTGGGTGGCTGGCGCCGGTTCAGGACTGGCTCGCCCTGCATTTGAAGCGGGGGACGATCCCTGCGCAGCCGCTGACCATCACCTTGGCAGGCATTGTCGGCATTCTGGCCGGGTACAGTTCGATCTTTCTTTCGATGATGATTCATAGCATCGAAGATTGGACGCTACGCCCGTGCATGGAACTGGCTCACCATCATTGGGTGGGCCTGGTCGGCCTGATTCTCTGTCCGGTTGTCGGGCTGATGCTGGTCTCTTGGTATACGCGTAAGTATTACCCGGAAGCGGTCGGTCATGGGGTTCCGGAAGTGGTGAAAGCGATTGCCCGGAAGGATGGTGTCATTCGTCCTCCGGTGGCTATCGTGAAGCTATTGGCCAGCGGGCTTTGCATCGGCACCGGCAGTTCTATCGGGCGCGAAGGTCCCATCGTGCAGATCGGTGCGGCGTTTGGTAGTACGGCTGCGCAGATCTTTCAGCTTTCGGCCAGGAACATCAAAGTTTTGGCGGCCGCCGGGGCTGCGGCTGGCATCTCGGCGACGTTTCATGCCCCGATTGCCGGGGTGATCTTTGCCAGCGAAATCATTCTGGGAAACTTCGCCGTCGAGAGTCTCTCGGCGATTGTGATTGCCGCCGTGTTGGCCAACGTGGTGCAGCAAAACCAAGGAGACCATGGCTTTGCTCCAGAGTTTCCGCACATCAATCACAAGTTCGATGGTGCCTACCACGAACTACCCTCGTACATCTTTCTGGGCATTGTCTGCGGCCTGATGGCGGTCGGCTTTACCAAGCTGCTGTATTGGTTTGAAGACGAATCAGAATACTGGATCCCCAAACATTGGATCCGCTCGATCGCATGCGGCCTGCTGTTGGGGGTGATTGGGACAACTTACTACGTGATGTATCCGGTCGCACCGGAACAGTCCGTGGCGGCCCAGCAAGATATTGAACGCAGCCAACCGATTCCGGTCTTGTACGGAACCGGCTACGCTGCGATCAGCCATACGCTGCATTTAGAGAACGCCCAGAAGCTGACCGATAGCGACGCCAGCGAACACGATTCGCAACACGAGAACTTGCGGCTTTCTCGGCATGCGATGTGGCAGCATCTGGTTTGGCTGCTGCCGCTAGTGATTGTCAAACCGTTTCTAACGAGTGCCTGCCTGGCCGGCGGGGGTTCGGGTGGCATCTTTGCGCCCAGTTTGTTTATTGGCTCGACAACGGGCGCGGTGATTGGGCTCACGCTCAACCTGATTGCCCCCGAGTGGTGCGATCATCCGGGCGCGTATGCGCTGGTGGGCATGGGGGCAGTCGTCGCCGGCACCACCCACGGAACGTTAAGCGCGATTGTCGTGGTGTATGAGCTGACCGACGACTACCGAATTATTCTGCCGATCATGGCCGCAGCCGGTATTTCGAGCTTGATTGCTCGGTGGGTCGACCCCGAAAGCATCTACGAGAAGAAGCTTTCGCGTCGCGGCGAATCGATTGCCCGAAGCCATGACCTGCACCATATTGAAAACATTGCCGTGCGGGATGTGATGGTGCGCAAGTTCCCCACCGTGAAGAACACCGACAACGTGATGCAGATCATCAAGATCGCCCGCGAGAATCCTCATATCGAGAGTATTCCGGTGATGAACGAGGACGGCACGCTGCACGGAATTATTCGCCCTGAAGACCTGCACCGCGTGCTGGATACCGATATCTCTCCGTACCTGGTGAACGCGCACGATATTGCGATGGTCTCCCCCATTGCAGTTTCTCCGGACGAGAACTTGCTTGAAGCGCTACGCGATTTCGGAACGCGCGATGTCGGGACGCTGCCGGTCGAGATTCAAACGGCCGGTAAACGCGTTTTGATTGGGCTGCTTATCCGTGCCGATGTGATGGCCCGCTACCGTGAAGAACTTCTGAAAAGCTAA